Proteins from a single region of Candidatus Izemoplasma sp.:
- the hutH gene encoding histidine ammonia-lyase, whose translation MITLNGGGLDLESFIKVARYKEKVMIGKSHRQKVTHAREFVKDIVDNNETVYGINTGFGKLSDTIIGAKDVSVLQENLIKSHACTVGNVLDEEVVRGMMLLRVNALIRGYSGIRLVVLEKIIELLNKEVTPLVFEKGSLGASGDLAPLSNMSLPIIGLGECTYHNKRLTTQDAFKEADIKPIPQLIAKEGLALINGTQAMTSLAAFTVYDGLRLCDFANVSLALSLEALEGITDAYDDRVHQVRGHQGQITVAKAILKMLTGSESVTRQGEKRVQDAYSLRCAPQVHGASLDALSYVKDTIEIEMNAVTDNPILFADDHEAISAGNFHGQPIALVIDHMKIALSELANISERRLERLVNPQLSEGLPPFLTTQPGTNSGFMIVQYSAASLVSHNKVLAHPASVDSISSSANQEDHVSMGTNGALQAKEILANVRQVIGMEMLTACQAIDLRDQRQLGVTTEKAYNKIREYIPFIEKDETMYPHLHKIDTLLQDDMFYKSIMNEVTQDETD comes from the coding sequence ATGATTACATTAAATGGTGGCGGACTTGATTTAGAAAGCTTTATCAAGGTCGCAAGATATAAAGAAAAGGTAATGATTGGGAAAAGTCATAGACAAAAAGTAACCCATGCCCGTGAGTTTGTTAAGGATATTGTTGATAACAATGAAACAGTCTATGGTATTAACACAGGATTTGGTAAACTTAGTGATACAATTATTGGTGCTAAGGATGTCTCTGTTTTACAGGAAAACCTTATCAAAAGTCATGCCTGTACCGTCGGTAATGTTCTTGATGAAGAAGTTGTTAGAGGGATGATGTTATTACGCGTTAATGCCTTAATTAGAGGATATAGTGGGATACGATTAGTTGTATTAGAAAAGATTATTGAGTTATTAAATAAAGAGGTGACACCTCTCGTATTTGAAAAAGGCAGTTTAGGAGCGAGTGGAGACTTAGCCCCCTTATCCAATATGAGTTTACCAATTATTGGCTTAGGAGAATGTACATACCACAATAAGCGCTTAACAACACAAGATGCATTTAAAGAAGCAGATATAAAACCGATACCACAACTGATTGCGAAAGAAGGACTCGCCTTAATCAATGGGACACAAGCAATGACAAGTTTAGCAGCCTTTACGGTCTATGATGGTCTACGATTATGTGATTTTGCCAATGTCTCTTTAGCCCTTTCTTTAGAAGCATTAGAAGGAATCACTGATGCGTACGATGACCGTGTTCATCAAGTGAGAGGCCATCAAGGTCAGATAACAGTCGCAAAGGCGATATTAAAGATGCTCACAGGGAGTGAGTCTGTTACTAGACAAGGAGAAAAACGTGTCCAAGATGCATATTCTTTACGGTGTGCACCACAAGTACATGGTGCATCATTAGATGCCTTATCTTATGTCAAAGATACGATAGAAATTGAAATGAATGCTGTCACAGATAATCCTATTTTATTTGCGGATGATCATGAAGCAATTAGCGCAGGGAATTTTCATGGACAACCAATTGCTTTAGTTATTGATCACATGAAAATAGCCTTAAGTGAACTGGCTAATATCTCAGAAAGACGTTTAGAAAGATTGGTTAATCCACAGTTATCAGAAGGGTTACCACCCTTCTTAACCACACAGCCAGGAACTAATAGTGGGTTTATGATTGTTCAGTATAGTGCAGCATCGTTAGTGAGCCATAATAAGGTTTTGGCCCATCCAGCATCTGTTGATAGTATTTCAAGTAGTGCCAATCAAGAAGATCATGTATCAATGGGAACGAATGGGGCATTGCAAGCAAAAGAGATTTTAGCCAATGTTCGACAAGTGATTGGGATGGAGATGTTAACAGCTTGTCAGGCAATAGATTTAAGAGATCAAAGACAGCTTGGCGTAACAACTGAAAAAGCTTATAATAAAATTAGAGAATACATACCATTTATTGAGAAAGATGAAACAATGTATCCTCATTTACATAAAATCGATACATTGTTACAAGATGATATGTTTTATAAATCCATTATGAATGAGGTGACACAAGATGAAACCGATTAA
- the hutI gene encoding imidazolonepropionase, whose translation MKVDTKIINIKHLYTPVKPIKSYHVKQLSNCEIAIKDGKIVAIGNALTSYDANYMIDAKGKVALPGFIDGHTHLVHGGSREHEFDLKLNGVAYMDILKQDGGILSTVKATRQASFDSLYQQALKSLNHMLQFGVTTIEAKSGYGLDTDTELKQLKVNQKLNQDHVIDIHSTFLKAHALPIEYKEDKDEYIQSVLDDMDYIKKHDLAKAVDIFCEAFVFDDKDTEKLAKKAKQLNLNLRIHTDEIESIGGTPIALNYNAKSIDHLIVISDDNIQKAAHTNTLCNLLPSTSFYLNKPYARARKMIDKGCMIGISSDYNPGSTPSENLQFSMHLAALKMRLTPEEILTGVTLHPAYSLEIDHQVGILDTDYDADIVLCDIPNLAYFFYHYGINHVTDVFKKGQHVVKNRLINSGGKSCH comes from the coding sequence ATGAAAGTTGATACGAAAATAATCAATATTAAGCATCTTTATACACCGGTAAAACCGATTAAAAGTTATCACGTAAAGCAATTATCAAACTGTGAGATAGCGATTAAGGATGGCAAAATAGTCGCTATTGGAAATGCTTTAACATCATATGATGCTAACTATATGATCGATGCAAAAGGGAAAGTTGCTTTGCCAGGTTTTATAGATGGGCATACCCACCTTGTGCATGGGGGGTCTCGTGAACATGAGTTTGACTTAAAACTTAACGGTGTAGCGTATATGGACATTTTAAAACAAGATGGCGGTATTTTATCAACTGTAAAAGCAACGAGACAAGCATCATTTGATAGTTTATACCAACAAGCATTAAAGTCGTTAAATCATATGTTACAGTTTGGTGTCACTACTATTGAAGCAAAAAGTGGCTACGGATTAGACACTGATACTGAACTAAAACAACTCAAAGTGAATCAAAAACTCAATCAAGACCATGTGATAGATATTCACTCTACCTTTTTAAAAGCGCACGCATTACCAATAGAATATAAAGAAGATAAAGATGAGTATATTCAAAGTGTATTAGATGATATGGACTATATTAAAAAGCATGACTTAGCTAAGGCAGTGGATATTTTCTGTGAAGCCTTTGTCTTCGATGACAAAGATACTGAAAAATTGGCTAAAAAAGCGAAACAATTAAACTTGAATTTACGGATTCACACAGATGAGATAGAGTCAATTGGTGGCACACCAATTGCGTTAAATTATAATGCTAAAAGTATTGATCATTTAATTGTGATCTCTGATGATAATATTCAAAAAGCAGCACATACTAATACTTTATGTAATCTTTTACCTAGTACATCATTTTATCTTAATAAACCATATGCCAGAGCAAGAAAGATGATTGATAAAGGATGTATGATAGGTATCTCAAGTGATTATAATCCTGGTAGCACACCAAGTGAGAACTTACAATTTTCTATGCATTTAGCCGCATTAAAAATGCGATTAACGCCAGAAGAGATACTTACAGGGGTTACGTTACATCCTGCCTATAGTTTAGAAATTGATCACCAAGTGGGGATCTTAGATACTGATTATGATGCCGATATTGTTTTGTGCGATATACCTAATTTAGCTTATTTCTTTTATCATTACGGGATTAACCATGTAACCGATGTATTTAAAAAAGGACAACATGTTGTTAAAAAC
- the ftcD gene encoding glutamate formimidoyltransferase, which translates to MSKVVQCVPNFSEGRDQQKIDDIVSVLQNKDGFKCISVEPDGDYNRTVVTLLGDPQAIINALPVFVEKVLEHIDMNQQSGQHPRMGAVDVIPFIPISGVTMEDCVRYAHDTASIIWETLKIPSFLYAEAAQTRLRRKLPTIRKGEFEGMKQKIQQEKWHPDYGNPEIHPTFGVIGIGARIPLIAYNIDLATNDLNVAKKISRAIRFSSGGFRFIQAGPAELESRGHVQVTMNILDYKKNPIYRILETVKMEAARYHVDVPSCELVGLAPKATFTNSLKYYYEKENKTWPKDISFAQITQDAKTYMGFRDLDPLKIIEANM; encoded by the coding sequence ATGAGTAAAGTTGTACAATGTGTACCAAATTTTAGTGAAGGACGAGATCAACAAAAGATAGATGATATAGTTTCTGTCTTACAAAATAAAGATGGATTTAAGTGTATTAGTGTAGAACCTGATGGAGATTATAACCGAACTGTAGTAACCTTGCTTGGTGACCCACAAGCGATTATTAACGCATTACCTGTCTTTGTCGAAAAAGTGCTTGAACATATTGACATGAATCAACAATCAGGACAACACCCTCGTATGGGTGCAGTCGATGTCATTCCTTTTATTCCGATCAGTGGTGTTACAATGGAAGACTGTGTTAGATATGCCCATGATACCGCAAGTATTATTTGGGAAACATTAAAAATACCATCGTTCTTATATGCAGAAGCAGCGCAAACACGCTTGCGCCGTAAATTACCAACCATCCGTAAAGGTGAATTTGAAGGCATGAAACAAAAAATCCAACAAGAAAAATGGCACCCTGATTACGGTAATCCAGAAATTCATCCAACATTTGGGGTGATTGGTATTGGTGCTCGAATTCCATTAATTGCCTACAACATAGATTTAGCTACAAATGATCTCAATGTTGCAAAAAAAATAAGTCGAGCAATTCGGTTTTCAAGTGGAGGGTTTCGCTTTATTCAAGCAGGCCCTGCAGAATTAGAGTCGCGCGGGCATGTTCAAGTAACAATGAATATCCTCGATTATAAAAAGAATCCTATTTACCGTATTTTAGAGACAGTTAAAATGGAGGCAGCGCGTTATCATGTCGATGTTCCAAGTTGTGAACTTGTAGGATTAGCGCCAAAAGCAACATTTACGAATAGTCTAAAATATTACTATGAAAAGGAAAATAAAACATGGCCAAAGGATATTTCTTTTGCACAAATCACACAAGATGCCAAAACATATATGGGATTTAGAGACCTTGATCCATTAAAAATAATTGAAGCTAATATGTAG
- a CDS encoding urocanate hydratase, translating into MKPIKQLSLDDIFSELPEYPQFEEGIRRAPKREMTLNKQDQKLALKNALRYIPKKWHDILAKEFYDELMTRGRIYGYRFRPKGQLKGHPIETYKGKTLEGKAFQVMIDNNLDFDIALYPYELVTYGETGRVMQNWMQYCLVKKYLEIMNDEQTLVLLSGHPLGLFASHKEAPRVILTNGLMIGQFNDLDHWSRAAQLGVASYGQMTAGGWMYIGPQGIVHGTYSTLLNAGRAKLNIPEDQDLSGVLFVSSGLGGMSGAQGKAAKIAGAAAIIAEVDRSRINTRYEQGWVDHITYTPTEAYDLARKFKDNKTPIAIAYLGNVVELLEYAVEKNIPIDLLSDQTSCHAVYDGGYTPVGVKFKRRTELLETDKDLFKKLVDKGLKRHFEAIKTITERGTYFFDYGNSFLKAIYDSGVTEICQNNKNDLDGFIWPSYVEDIMGPVLFDYGYGPFRWVCLSGKDSDLDKTDQAAMACIDKNRRFQDLDNYNWIKDAKKNQLVVGTKARILYQDAYGRLKIALKFNEMVRNNEIGPIMLGRDHHDTGGTDSPFRETSNIKDGSNIMAEMATHVALGNTARGMSLVSLHNGGGVGISKAVNGGYGMVLDGSERVDKILNTAMLHDVMTGVARRAWARNEHAYDTAKQFNTLDNNALITLPEIANDDLINTIVDEDE; encoded by the coding sequence ATGAAACCGATTAAGCAATTATCACTTGATGATATTTTTTCAGAATTACCAGAATATCCGCAGTTTGAAGAAGGAATAAGACGCGCACCAAAACGAGAAATGACACTGAATAAACAAGATCAAAAGTTAGCCTTAAAAAATGCGTTACGCTATATTCCTAAAAAATGGCATGACATATTAGCCAAAGAGTTTTACGATGAACTCATGACGCGGGGGCGCATATATGGGTATCGTTTCCGCCCCAAAGGACAATTAAAAGGGCATCCTATTGAAACTTATAAAGGGAAAACACTTGAAGGGAAAGCCTTTCAAGTGATGATTGATAATAACTTAGACTTTGATATTGCGCTCTATCCATATGAGTTGGTGACCTACGGTGAAACAGGCCGTGTTATGCAAAATTGGATGCAGTATTGTTTAGTAAAAAAATATCTAGAAATCATGAATGATGAACAAACCCTTGTCTTACTCAGTGGACATCCACTTGGACTATTTGCGTCTCATAAAGAAGCGCCTCGTGTAATTTTGACAAATGGCCTTATGATAGGCCAGTTTAATGACTTAGACCACTGGTCTAGGGCAGCACAATTAGGGGTGGCTAGTTATGGACAAATGACTGCTGGTGGATGGATGTATATCGGTCCACAAGGAATTGTTCATGGGACCTATTCTACTTTGTTAAACGCTGGAAGAGCAAAACTTAATATACCCGAAGATCAAGATTTAAGTGGTGTCTTATTTGTTTCCTCAGGTTTGGGTGGGATGAGTGGTGCCCAAGGTAAAGCCGCAAAAATAGCTGGCGCAGCCGCTATTATTGCTGAAGTTGATCGATCTAGAATTAACACCCGTTATGAACAAGGGTGGGTAGATCATATTACCTATACGCCTACAGAAGCCTATGATTTAGCTCGTAAATTTAAAGATAATAAAACCCCAATTGCGATAGCTTACCTAGGTAATGTGGTAGAGTTACTTGAGTATGCTGTTGAGAAAAATATCCCTATCGACTTACTGAGTGATCAAACAAGTTGTCATGCTGTTTATGATGGGGGCTATACACCAGTTGGTGTCAAGTTTAAACGCCGAACTGAATTGCTTGAAACAGACAAAGATTTGTTCAAAAAATTAGTTGATAAAGGACTAAAACGGCATTTTGAGGCGATAAAAACCATCACTGAGCGTGGGACATACTTCTTTGATTATGGCAATAGTTTTTTAAAAGCCATTTATGATAGTGGTGTGACTGAAATATGTCAAAATAACAAAAATGATTTAGATGGATTCATTTGGCCGAGTTATGTAGAAGATATCATGGGACCTGTTTTATTTGACTATGGATATGGTCCATTTCGTTGGGTATGTCTAAGTGGTAAAGACAGCGATTTAGATAAAACAGACCAAGCAGCAATGGCATGTATTGATAAAAATCGACGGTTTCAGGATTTAGACAATTATAATTGGATTAAAGATGCTAAGAAGAATCAGTTAGTTGTTGGAACGAAAGCACGCATTTTATATCAAGATGCATACGGGCGCTTAAAGATTGCTTTGAAGTTTAATGAGATGGTAAGAAATAATGAGATAGGACCGATTATGTTAGGCCGTGATCATCATGATACAGGGGGAACAGATTCTCCATTTAGAGAAACGTCTAACATTAAAGATGGGAGTAATATAATGGCAGAAATGGCAACTCATGTTGCACTAGGTAATACTGCTAGGGGTATGAGTCTAGTCAGTTTACACAATGGGGGTGGCGTTGGTATTTCAAAAGCGGTAAACGGTGGTTATGGCATGGTGCTTGATGGATCAGAACGTGTTGATAAAATACTAAACACTGCAATGTTACATGATGTGATGACAGGTGTTGCTAGACGAGCTTGGGCACGTAATGAGCATGCGTATGATACTGCAAAACAGTTTAATACACTCGATAACAATGCCCTTATAACATTGCCAGAAATCGCAAATGATGACTTAATAAATACGATAGTAGATGAGGATGAGTAA